The following are encoded together in the Candidatus Margulisiibacteriota bacterium genome:
- the tmk gene encoding dTMP kinase, giving the protein MFITFEGPEGCGKSTHSTRLKPYLESLGLQVLLTREPGGTQVGKQIRTLLLDPDSVLDETTEVYLFAADRSEHVSKIIAPALREGKVVISDRFTDSTIAYQIGGRRLPEDLVRYLNMVSSKGIQPDLTILLDVSPEIGLKRATQSRGPDRFEQEVLDFHQRVRGKYLELAGADPARIKVVRTDNQGIDEIQAKIREIVDAKLGNKS; this is encoded by the coding sequence ATGTTCATAACTTTTGAAGGACCGGAAGGGTGCGGTAAATCGACCCATTCGACCCGGCTCAAACCGTACCTGGAAAGCCTCGGATTACAGGTCCTGTTGACCCGCGAACCGGGTGGGACGCAGGTCGGCAAGCAGATCCGGACCCTCCTCCTTGACCCGGACAGTGTCCTCGACGAAACGACCGAGGTCTATCTTTTTGCCGCCGACCGCTCGGAACACGTCAGCAAGATCATCGCTCCGGCTCTGCGGGAAGGGAAGGTCGTCATCTCTGATCGTTTTACCGACTCGACGATCGCCTACCAGATCGGCGGTCGGCGCTTGCCCGAAGACCTGGTCCGCTACCTCAACATGGTCTCCTCCAAAGGGATCCAGCCTGACCTGACCATTCTGCTCGATGTTTCACCCGAGATCGGCCTGAAACGGGCGACCCAGTCGCGCGGCCCCGACCGTTTTGAACAGGAAGTGCTCGACTTCCACCAGCGGGTCAGGGGGAAATATCTTGAATTAGCCGGGGCTGATCCCGCCCGGATCAAGGTCGTCCGGACCGATAACCAGGGGATCGATGAGATCCAGGCCAAAATAAGGGAGATAGTAGATGCAAAGCTCGGAAATAAGAGCTAA
- a CDS encoding DUF2283 domain-containing protein — translation MAKEITFHYDKDDDLLDIAVGKPRKAISTEVADDFFIRKDVKTKKIIGFTILNFEKWFRDKKEKRAIPLSAEFHLAKS, via the coding sequence ATGGCAAAAGAAATAACGTTCCATTACGACAAAGACGATGATTTGCTCGACATAGCTGTCGGCAAGCCCAGGAAGGCGATCTCCACGGAAGTGGCGGATGATTTTTTTATCAGAAAGGACGTTAAAACTAAAAAGATCATTGGTTTTACTATTTTGAACTTTGAGAAGTGGTTTAGAGATAAAAAGGAAAAAAGGGCGATCCCCTTATCGGCGGAGTTTCATCTCGCTAAAAGTTAA
- a CDS encoding PBECR2 nuclease fold domain-containing protein — MRRKIITVFGEEVSLNQEKLTHIKQRHPEVGPYLKKIPEVLNSPDLVKLSKKDKDVHLYYKYYDNIFGGKYLLVVSSNKRKEILTFFITDKIKVGETIWQKK, encoded by the coding sequence ATGCGTAGAAAGATAATCACGGTTTTTGGGGAAGAAGTCTCTTTGAACCAGGAAAAACTGACCCATATTAAGCAAAGACATCCCGAAGTCGGCCCATATCTCAAGAAGATTCCCGAAGTCCTGAATTCGCCCGATTTGGTTAAGTTAAGTAAAAAAGACAAAGATGTGCATTTGTATTACAAATACTATGACAATATATTCGGAGGCAAGTATTTGTTAGTGGTTTCCAGCAATAAGAGAAAAGAGATACTGACGTTTTTTATTACAGACAAAATAAAGGTGGGTGAGACTATATGGCAAAAGAAATAA
- the dnaB gene encoding replicative DNA helicase produces MADEKIPPQNLAAEQSVIGSLLLDKNAVVRAIDILRPDSFYRDAHRFIFEAALELFDRGEPIDLVTVTETLRKSGKLDAVGGSVYVADLLNSVPTAANVEYYAKIVEEKAVLRRLIEAGTRIVGEAFADPDNVDRVLDDAERSIFDIAMKREREGFHKIESVIKRVLDKIDSLYGKKEAITGTTTGFPDLDQMTAGFQNSDLIIIAARPSVGKTAFALNIAQEVSIRHKIPVAIFSLEMSKEQLAQRMLCSEAEVDAQRLKTASLTDTGWKKLTRALGKLSEAPIFIDDTPSLSAIEIRAKARRLKLEVGLGLVIVDYLQLMRGRGKIENRVQEISDIARSLKTLARELDVPVVALSQLSRAVEQRPDRIPRLSDLRDSGEIEQTADLVMFIHREDYYNPQTDRGNVAEIIIAKQRNGPVGTIELVFRKEIAKFSSKESRYEAVT; encoded by the coding sequence ATGGCTGATGAAAAGATCCCCCCACAGAACCTGGCGGCCGAGCAGTCGGTCATCGGCTCTTTGCTGCTCGATAAGAACGCGGTCGTCCGCGCCATCGATATTCTGCGCCCGGACAGCTTCTACCGCGATGCCCACCGTTTTATCTTTGAAGCGGCGCTGGAGCTGTTCGACCGGGGAGAACCGATCGACCTGGTCACGGTCACGGAAACGCTCCGCAAATCGGGCAAACTGGACGCGGTCGGCGGCTCGGTCTACGTGGCCGATCTCCTTAATTCCGTCCCGACCGCCGCCAATGTGGAGTATTACGCCAAGATCGTCGAAGAGAAGGCGGTCCTGCGGCGGCTGATCGAAGCGGGTACCCGGATCGTCGGCGAGGCTTTTGCCGATCCGGACAACGTTGACCGGGTACTCGACGACGCGGAAAGATCTATTTTTGATATCGCCATGAAGCGGGAACGGGAAGGGTTCCACAAGATCGAAAGCGTCATCAAGCGGGTCCTCGACAAGATCGATTCGCTCTACGGCAAGAAAGAGGCGATCACCGGCACGACGACCGGTTTCCCCGACCTCGACCAGATGACGGCCGGCTTCCAGAACTCCGACCTGATCATCATCGCCGCCCGTCCCTCGGTCGGTAAAACAGCCTTTGCGCTCAATATCGCCCAGGAGGTCTCGATCCGCCATAAGATCCCGGTGGCGATCTTCTCGCTGGAAATGAGCAAGGAACAGCTCGCCCAGAGGATGCTCTGTTCCGAAGCGGAAGTCGACGCCCAGCGGCTCAAGACCGCCAGCCTGACCGATACCGGCTGGAAGAAGCTGACCCGGGCACTGGGGAAACTTTCCGAGGCGCCGATCTTTATCGACGACACGCCGTCGCTCTCGGCCATTGAGATCCGGGCCAAAGCGCGCCGGCTCAAGCTTGAGGTCGGCCTCGGTCTGGTCATCGTCGATTATCTCCAGCTGATGCGCGGCCGGGGCAAGATCGAGAACCGGGTCCAGGAGATCTCCGATATCGCCCGCTCGTTGAAAACGCTCGCCCGCGAGCTCGATGTCCCGGTCGTCGCCCTGTCACAGCTTTCCCGCGCCGTGGAACAGCGGCCGGACAGGATCCCGCGGCTGTCCGACCTGCGCGACTCGGGCGAGATCGAGCAGACCGCCGACCTGGTCATGTTCATCCACCGCGAGGATTACTACAACCCGCAGACCGACCGCGGTAACGTGGCCGAGATCATCATTGCCAAGCAGCGCAACGGCCCCGTCGGCACCATCGAGCTCGTCTTCCGCAAGGAGATCGCCAAGTTCAGCAGTAAAGAATCGCGGTATGAGGCCGTTACTTAG